The genomic interval ATCAGAGAGGTCAGAGGATGAACCTTCCTTTGTGTTGTGTTACCTGCGGTTGAGGGACTTGCAGTATGGCTCGTCGTTGTAGGAGACGCAGCCTTCGACGTCGCCGGGGCCGGCGACCCTCCCGCCGAGGATGCTGAGCAGCGTCGTCTTGCCGCTTCCCGACGGGCCCATCAGCGCCAGCACCTCGCCGGGCGCCGCCGACCCGGATATCCCGCTCAGGATCTCCCTCGGCGTTCCCTTCACCGCCACCTTGTACTTCACCTCCGCAAACTGCACGCACGAAACGAGTCTCATCTCTCATGTAGCATTAGCTCACTGAACCTCTCGCATGCCGGCGGCGTACGTCCATGGAGCTTGGGATAATCGATGCGTTTGGTCGATTTACCTTGAGATATATCGGCAACGTCGGCTCGGTCATCAGCTTCTTGCGCGGCGTCCCGGCCTCGATGTCCATCGCTGCATACGCACAGCGGCACAGAGaatgagcatatatatatatatatcgggAAAGTGATTTCAACCCTCAAGAAGATATTTTATCGTTTTATATATGCTacctaaataattataaaaaaattaaaaaaattggcagtaaagataatataaaatatatcacttcacgaatttaaatttaacttttacaagttgtaataaaaataacaaatataactacGAATGTACGATAACCATATGTGCATGCAGTTAGGATCAGTAGGAGTGATTGGATGCATACtgttgtcgtcgtcgctgaAGGGATGGAGCTCGGCGGAGGACATGGTGTCCTGGGGAGGAGGGGTGAAGCCGGTGAAGGTGAAGGAGAAGCCGAGGCTGGCGCTGGAGGCGCGGCTgagggcggcgccgctggaGACGAGGTCCTCCATTTCGAGCTTCAGCTGCGCGCTGCGGGACTTGCGGATGTggctgttgttgttgttgctgctgctgtagcCGTGGCTGTtcccaccggcgccggcgccgccggacgCCGAGCGCTTCCCGAAGCTGGACTTGCGCGACaggctcgtcgtcgtcacgtCGGCCGTGCTCAGCACCGtctccgccgacgccgtcctGCTCAGCGACTGCgccgaagacggcggcggcggcggcgccagctggTCCGACTTGGTCCGCTCAATCATCCCCCCTCCCGTGTCCATCATCGGCTTCTCCATTATCGACTCCATGAACGAACACGAACAAACTACCTAGCTAACACCGTCACGTTCCTAGCAAGCACATTTAGAGCAGTAGCTTTTACACGAGACGAGCCGTTATATACACAGACACAGAGTGATGGGAAGGCAACACACGCAGCTAAGGCATTTGGCAAGCGAGCGATGGAGGTCACGCGTGTGAGGTGGATTGTGGCGAGGGCGACGTGGGGGGGAGGCAGCGGAGGGGCAGGGGGCGCGCCAGCGAAGCGCGATGCGGGACGCGGGGCATTAATGGAGCGGGAAAGCGCGGGTGTGGCTGGGCGCGCTCAGGCAGCCAGCTTCCACACATGCCGGCCTCACGACGACGTATCGCGCAGGGCACCCGCGCGAGCCCCCGCCTGCGGCTAGCTTAGCCCGCGACAGGGACGTCCCCGGCCACCTCGCCTTCCTCGCTCTCTCGCTCGCGGAGGCCTCAGGCGCGCGCGCGTCCCTTGCAGATCGATCCAGCGCGCGTGCGTGTGCGTTCGGTTTAGGCGTACGTGCgcgcgggcggcagcggcggcaccgaTCCCCTCGGTAGATCGATCACGCAGCTCGCCGAACGCGTGTGTAAAACGCTCGGTTACGTTCGGGCGGCGTACGTGCCGCGCGCGTGGTGGTTTAGTGCAagtatctgtttttttttcactaaattaAAAATATGGGTTTGTAAACTTGGATCATCGAGGTGTTGTCTAGATCTATAAATTTGTAAAATGTAAATCCGAGTCCCTACTCTCTAATCTTTCGTTAATTCAATGTATCATCCGCAAGTTCAAAAGCATACGAAATGCCTGGCCCTCTttatttaggcttagacttattggcctaaacttttaagtcagcttattggcttatatgatttataagcaggtggatttaatgtcctaagtttagtggtttagtcatacatctaccttacataagccaaaaaaaatttctccaacctagcttttggcttaatagtgttagagtgtcTTATGGCTTCCAAAAAGCCAAAcggaaaagctgcttgtttgtttaggtttagacttttcgacttataagttgacttataaacctaaacaaagagggccttagcCCCTCCGCACAATTTGAGGCGCTGGGTGTGAAACACAAAATGATGACCTATTTAGCAAATGCTAACGTAAAATaagtgtttagttcacgtcaaaattgaaagtttggttgaaattggaacgatgtaacagaaaagttgaaagtttatgtgtgtaggaaagttttaatgtgatgaaaaagtgaaaaaaaaagtttggaactaaactcggcctaagtaAAGTTCCTTTAGGCGATACATCCATATCTTTACTTGATGCCATATTAtttacttcatccgtcccaaaataagcacAACTAtgagtttccatgtccaactttgatcgttcatcttaattaaatttttttaaaaaaaactaaaaaacataagttacacataaagtactattcatgttttataatcttacaacaataaaaatactaataaaaaaattaaataagacgaacaatcaaaaTTGGACACTGAAACTAatagctgcacttattttggaactgGGAAGTACAATTCATTGCAGGGTTGCTCTATCTCCCGATCGATGCTTTAATTTTTCTCGATCCAAATCACTGTCGGACTGCCGGTGGTCGTTTATCCACATTCCATGTTAGCATAACCACGATCAAGCATGGTCGGATGGTCCTGTTCATCGGTTTACCTATGCCTTCTATCAAACAAGCAGTAATTTTGCGCGACCAATAACAGCTAACTCATCACCACCTAATTAAAAACAGTATAGTGGCCATATGCCTAGATAGGATCTAGGAAGAAGACTTGTGTGCGTCATGATGTAGTGATTCAGTTTTTCTTACTAATGTTGTatttagttccacgttaaaattggaagtttgactaaaattagaagtttgaagaaaaatgttgaaagtttatgtgtgtagaaaaaatttgatgtgatgaaaaagttaaaagtttgaagaaagagttaggaactaaacaagactTAAGCAAGATCTTCAATACCTGGAACGCACATTCACATCATGAGCATGAACCATCTTTGAGGTGGCCATTATTGTTTCCGAACACTTGTGAGGGCTGAGAAAAACAAGCATCTAATTAAATTAATGAAGGATAAAGagatttttaattaaaataataatatgaaCGCGAAAACATGCTTAGAATGTACTAACGGCTTAGgagtgaaatataaaattttcgaGCCCTAGGCAATGTACAGCCCCTATATACGATCTTCTAGCCATAACAGATACGGCTTGGAGAAGCATTGTCAAAGAGGACACACAGGAAAATTCGGAGCAGGCAAAAGTCGTCGATCGCAGCTGCGCAGGAGTCAGGATGGACATGCTTGGCATGATGCCTCTTTCTGTTTTCCGTGCTCACACTGTCGTCACACAGTGCAACGATTACCATATATCATTCGTGAAGAGCAACACGAGTACACGAGCGGTCGAGCATCCTAAtctcctttttaattttttttttatttttgaaaacaagcATCCTAATCTTGACGAGGATGAAAGTATCAGCAACGGCCCCAATGCTATTGTTGACAAGAGATGTGATGTGGCTGTGGCTACTGGCTGGAATACGGTACTGCATGTAGATGTACTCCACTCCAGTAGGCAGTACGCCTGCACAGTCTTTTCCTGACTGTTACGGACGCGGAAATGTTTGTCCGGAGAGGAGAATGGTCTCTGCTAACCGGAAGACCGGAACCACCGACCAATCGGGAAACGGCGTGGCGTTGCCAGTACTGATTGGTACTACTGGGTAGTATCTTTGACCTCTTGGTTAATGCACTCTAATGCTCCATTTATTACGAAATATTAACgagatatttaaaaaaaacatactctcttcattctaaaatataactacacctataattatttcaaaatataacaatttatataccaacattttcttttcaatcaatcacaacccttcaccattAGTTTTTCTCGCCAACCACCACTTCTTAatcaataataatatatttctatttaattttatctattttttaaataattatgtgcaactctaaaacttttatattctAACGGAGATAGTAATTAACGAAAGTTAGCTCGAACCTTAAGCGATAAACATGCAGCCTTCCCATTTTATCCGTGAGGATTTCTTTCCGATTCATTCTTGTTTCCTACCCGCAGTTTAGATTGGCCTTTTATCTCCTGTTACGGTTATTTTTTGGGATGCATGGCGTCATAATTCTAGCAATCCCCTTCCTTTTTATCCTCGTGTTGCCTGCGTGTTAACTTTCATGAAATTtgtttccaatttaaatttgtaGCCTGAGATTGCAATCTTACAAcataacaatttttaaaattcaCATTGCATCTTTTGAAATTTATCGTGTAAATATGGAACATATAATGTCaaatacatattaaaaaattaaatattttttatgaaaaatatgacactaaacatattttttttattttccaattGGCGAGCCCGCTCGTGTATTTATTACTTTGTCTTGTTCTTGCATGCTACCGCAATGCAATGCTTGCTTTCTCCGTGTGTTCTTGCATGTATAAACAGTTCGGTCTGTCTATGCCTATTGTCAATGGTTAATATGGATATACTGTTTATCTTTCATTTCAATTTAAATACATGCAACGGGCAGGTATGTAGAGTTCTAGCGTGAGGTCAatcacacgtgggtgcggtgCGTCTCCTCCTCGCTTCTTAGGGCACCTACATGGGTCTCAAACGAATTAAGAAATATAAGtttgaaaaactattttatGTAGAGTTCTAGCGTGAGGTCAatcacacgtgggtgcggtgCGTCTCCTCCTCGCTTCTTAGGGCACCTACATGGGTTTCAAACGAATTAAGAAATATAAGtttgaaaaactattttaaaaaactaaCCAAAGGAAAACAAATTCTAATCAAAGTATTTGTGTGTATAATATTCGTGCGTATAaaccttttatatataaatgtatacattgaaatatataaatgtatatatacattGAAACTTTATAgcacatataaactttgtatgcAAAAACTTTTAATATAGCAACATTATGTATAAAACATTTGATCCAAATCCGAATCAAGCAAATAAACTTTCaatgtataaaattttttatatacaaaaggaaaaaaggtgTGGTGTGAAAAAGGAAGGAGGTGGTGCACAGGTGCATGATCATCCACGCGAAAGCCGTTTCGGGTAGACATTAACCAAAAGCGAGTGAACAGTGAGTTTTTATATCACTTTGAGTACAgcattttcagaaaaaaaatctattaggAGATGCCTAACTTTGAATTAAGGTGTGGCCAAAATACCCACGACGAAACACTACATGCCTTTACCTTCAAATTGATATTGCCATAGTCAAGCATTACATATAGGAAaaggaaataataaaattcaaCAGGTTACATTCGTATAAGTGCACGGAAGAAATAGTAGGTTCTTTCTTTCGCCACGTATAAGCTTTTTCACGAAACATATCGTTGagtagtttaaaaaatatgctcGCAATAAGTTATCAGCAAGTAGCTGAAAAGAATTGAACCTAAGAGTTGTTTCTGTACGCAAATGATTAGGTCATACATACCAGCTCCAAGAAGTCAAGAAGAGGCATAGGCGAAGGACACACAAGAAATTTTGGAGCAGGCAAAGTCGCATGAATTATCTGAAAAAGCAAAATCGGACAACAGCTGCGAACACAGCTCTTATCTGTTTTCTCTACTCCACACGGTGCAAACAATTACTGATAACTCGTGCAAAATCATCAACACATGCATATCCTAATTATCTTGACTAGGACCATCATCTCTAAAAATATAAGACCCCGGCCCCGTGCGAAATGTAAAATAGGTCTCTAGCTAGATTCATTCCACCAAACATACTTTCACTGTTTCCTCAAGCCTCATCGAATCTTGCATGTCTTCTGGGCTTAgcgagattaaaaaaaaaaagaaaataaaacaagattGAAGTGAAACCTTGAATTGAGTAAGACAACTGATATTGAAttgaggagggaaaaaaaatcaccagtTTGTGTTCTGCATTCACTAGACGAACCGAAGAAAGAGTGGGCTAAATTGGGCTTTCTATTGGTTAACATAtgggctattttttttctctctctgaaGCATGGTACTTAAGCAAGTGCATTAGAATTTAGGGCCTCAATTTGTAGGGTGTCCTATACAGCTGATCACCTGCCCTTGCTAAGCTGATCGAAAGTATTAGCAGCTGAGATGGGTGTTACTGTTAACAAGAGGGCCCTCACTGCTGTTGAGTGTTGACAAGATGTGGAGTGGCTGGTGCATGTACGTCTTCAGAGTCTCTTTCGAAAATTACTGACAAGGAAATGTTTGTCTCAGAGGAGAATGGTCTCCCTGTGAACCAAAGACGGGAAGCACCGACCAATCGGGAAACGGCATTAGCCATTAACCCCCTTGGTTTAACGCACTCTGCTGCACCATGTATGACGAGACGTACACGTAAGGGAACGTGCGGTAGGTAGTAGTAGCAGGCAAGAAAATATCAGGAAAAATTCTTCCTTGTGCAGTCTTGCATGCTTGCAGGGGGGGTGTGCCCGTTCCCTGAAGGGAGTAGCACTATCGATAAATTTTTCCTCAGAcgtataaatataatataattacagtGTTATTAAATTATatcataatataatttatattaattttttaaaaatctcaTGGTACACGCTATTTTTCACGAGGTAAAGTTCACAAGACGTAATCTCCTCCCGAGCACGtgctatgatttttttctaacaatttaaaattatgtgaaagttgCATACaagttttttaagtagttatatacaagttatatcGTAACTACATAGaagttataatataattacattttaattataatgtatttatATTAATCGAGAAATACTTTTATAGCAAATAAATCTTTCGTGGACATGTGGATGCAGAATCTGATCGCTGCCGTCCTGTTCGTGCCATAGCGCAACCCAGCTCCGCTCTTGGGCCGGAACGGGATTCCGGCCTACGTGATCCCCGTTACTGTTGGGCCGGAACGGCATTACGGCATCCGTGCGGGCCCTGTTATGGTTGGGCCGTACCGGGGATTCCGATCTCCGTGCGGCCCCGGGAGGGGGGCGTGGTGGAGGACGAAGGCGACGGTGGCAaaatcggcgacggcgacggcggcggcggcggcgatggcgaaggGGAGGGACGCGCGGTGGGAGTAGATACTGTAGTCGTGCGTGCTCCGGACCAGCAGCAGGTAGCGGCGCGGGGAAGGAAGCTACTGGTGGGGGACAACCCAGATCCCTCGCCCGCGACTCTTCTACTCGCGCTCGCACGCCctcgtcggccgcgccgccgccgcggtgatGGAGTCGCCGCCggagtcctcctcctcctccccggtcCTCCTCAACATCGGTTCGCTCCCCTTCTCCCTTTCGCAAAAACTCGCTCCCCATCCCCACCGCTCGCGTGAATTTAGAGgctgatggtgatggtggtggctaTGGCGCAGGGGGCAAGAGGTACGCGACCACCGTCGAGACGCTCACGCAGCGGGAGCCCAGCTCCATGCTCGCCGCCATGTTCAGCGGGAGGCACACGCTCCCCCGGCACCCGGACACGGTACGCCGCGTACTCACCAGTGGAGCTCTCTTCTCGGGAGCTGTAGCCTCAGAGGATGAATGGTGGGTGCAGGGCATGGTGTTCGTGGACAGGGACGGGAAGCACTTCAGGCATGTCCTCAACTGGCTCAGGGACGGCGCCGTCCCAGACATGTCGGAGTCTGAGTACCAGCAGCTCCTGCGAGAAGCGGAGTACTACCAGTTGCTCGTAATTGGAATTCTCGATCGTTTATTCGATTCATCAGGTTGCAGCTTCCCAATTAACCAGCCGTTGTGAAAACATGATGGTTTGTTTTCCAGGGCTTGGCTGATTGCATAAATGATAGATTGGGTTGGAAAAATGATGAGAATTTCTCGGAGGCCGAATTGACACGCAAAGATGTGATCAAGTGCATCCAAGCTCCGAGAGTCAGATTTCGTGGTGTAAATCTATCTGGCCTTGATCTATCCAAACTTGTAAGGTCTTTATTGTTGTTCTCTATTGGAGTTGCTCATATTTAGTTATGGTTATTACCACTCCATTCTAGTTGCTCTTGGCAACTCTGATTTCGTGTGTGTTCAACAGAAATCAAtaaagcattttattttttttctttagtttcttGTAATTTTGTGACTTTTACGGTCTACAGGATTTATCAGAGGTGGACTTCAGCTATGCATGCATAAAGAATGCCAATTTTTCCTCTGCTTATCTTCGTAAAGCAAAGTTCAGGGTATGCCATTCACACCTAAGTTCTTCGTTGTTTAACTGCTTTTGATGAAGTAGTAGCCCTTAGGAACTATGCTAGTTATCATAATATTTTAAGGCATTTTAGTTCTGTcacaaaaaaatatctaagtctttttttttgtatgacTGTCAAATGTTGTATCAGTAATACCTTACCTTGTATGTTCATGACAGCTGACAGAAGCTACTTGTTCTTCATTCCAAAGTGCAAATTTACATGAGTAAGATGGTCCAACCAGTTTCTTTTAGGCTTATAGATAGGCTCTAAGATGAAACACGGTCTctccttttttactttttgtgtttttttttgtgttggaTGCATAAGCAAGCAGCTAACCATCTATTTCCTCCTTTttgtgttatttttgtttcgctGTGTTATTGTAATTGCTTGATTTGGAATAACAGGTGTGAGCTTATTGGAGCAAATCTTGAAGGATCTGTTCTAGATAAAGCAAACCTTCAAAGTGCAAACCTACAGGGTATGTAATCCCTTTCTTTACCTGTCTTCCGTTTTATGTTATATGTTTCCAAAAAATACTATTATGCTCAGGATTATCCTGTTTCTTCATTTTCTTGGCTTTTGACATCCTTTTCACCAGGGAAGATCATTGTCCCTGTAGTATTAGACAATGTAGCTATGCCTATTTTGCTTTCACTCTCTCTCCTATTCAGGGTGTGCTTATATTCTTGTAAAAACTAAGTAGGAAATGATTGAGTTGCTAGGCTTATTTTGCAGATGCATGCTTAAAGCAATGTTGCTTCATTGAAACGGATCTTCGTTCTGCTCATTTACAGGTTTGAAAGTTTATTGTACATGGTGTGTTTCATAAATGTTCCCAGATTCTCGCTCTGCTACTCTGCTAACATATTGCATTCCTGGTCAGTATACAAGAAAAAGTGAAAATCATGATGAACATTAGCATAAAGCAaagcatttttgtttttttttagaagttAGTTTTCTGCTGCTAGAGGTGATCGAATATCTAGTTTCCATCCTTGCAATATTTTGTATCATCCAAACTTCCAAAGTTTGGCTGCAAAATTTTGTCCTTGCCCAAAGTATTATCTGCAACACATAGACATATATTTTGTCCGTACAGGCTTGTATCGTCTCTTCCTGAACATTTGAATATAAGGCATAAAGGCTCCCTATTCCAAATGGTTTTCAGTAACTTAAAATACGTTGATATTTGGGTTCTTATTACTCATTTCCTCAGTGTCTTATTGTCAGTCCAACTGGATTTTCAGGGTGCTAATCTTATGGGCGCCAACTTGAGTGGAGCTAATCTTGAAGGGGCCAATCTCAAGGTAACAAAAATGACCCCATTCAACCTGCACTTTCATCCTGCCTGTCATATGTAACTTAAGGAAAGCTACTTGAGGGGGTTTACCACAGAGCTCTTACACAAAGACAGAAAAAATGATTCTAATGTATCCATCTTCTTTTACTGCCAAGCTTGAAATAAAGTGTCTGAAGTTTGCACTAGGAAATAACTCTAGAAGAAAATCACCAGGAGATGTTCCAAAGGCATGAACTGATGCTGAGATGTGCATGTCATGTTTTGCTTACAAAATATTAACAAATAGGGATTTGCGAAAGAGATGGTAATCATCTTAATTGATGATAATGCTTGCATAtaaggttttcttttttgtaaaCATGTGATGTTTGACATGAGTGAAAAGGTTTCGACCTGTAGTAAGTGTGATAACAGTGCAAACCCTTTATACTTAGAACCATGAAACCATGACTGTTTGATATGTATTGTAGAACATATGGTTAATCGTGTACTGAAGTGTACATTAACGAAAGGTCATTGGCATTAACACCAATCCCTCTTTTCTTGTGCCTTAACTGACAACCCAGTTCCTTGTCCTCGCTTTGTTATTCAAACTTCTTTATCCGTACTCTAAGCTAGTCTGATTTGCAGGGAGCTAAGTTGGCCGGTACAAACTTGGAATGTGCAAATCTTCAGCGAGCCTACTTGCGAGAAGTTGATTTGCGCGAAACTGTATGTTGTCCTGCTTGCTgcttgcttcttcttttttttcctctctctcttttcagtCTAACTAAATAGTGAACAGTGAAAGAATCTAAACTTACTTCTTAAACTATGTTTTACTTTGACTTACAGCATTTAACTGGTGCTAAGCTTGGAGGTGCAAATC from Oryza glaberrima chromosome 3, OglaRS2, whole genome shotgun sequence carries:
- the LOC127768335 gene encoding FH protein interacting protein FIP2-like, translated to MESPPESSSSSPVLLNIGGKRYATTVETLTQREPSSMLAAMFSGRHTLPRHPDTGMVFVDRDGKHFRHVLNWLRDGAVPDMSESEYQQLLREAEYYQLLGLADCINDRLGWKNDENFSEAELTRKDVIKCIQAPRVRFRGVNLSGLDLSKLDLSEVDFSYACIKNANFSSAYLRKAKFRLTEATCSSFQSANLHECELIGANLEGSVLDKANLQSANLQDACLKQCCFIETDLRSAHLQGANLMGANLSGANLEGANLKGAKLAGTNLECANLQRAYLREVDLRETHLTGAKLGGANLLGAIR